The Physeter macrocephalus isolate SW-GA chromosome 13, ASM283717v5, whole genome shotgun sequence genome window below encodes:
- the UCK1 gene encoding uridine-cytidine kinase 1 isoform X2, which produces MASAGGGHCEGAAHEADRPHQRPFLIGVSGGTASGKSTVCEKIMELLGQNEVDHRQRKLVILSQDRFYKVLTTEQKAKALKGQYNFDHPDAFDNDLMHRTLKNIVEGKTVEVPIYDFVTHSRLAETTVVYPADVVLFEGILVFYSQEIRDMFHLRLFVDTDSDVRLSRRVLRDVHRGRDLEQILTQYTTFVKPAFEEFCLPTQLPQGLVPPAPVANLCDRPPWPRSTRWQHSAVCRSVSGPRPFPPLPPSAASDSAPSAASGWGPSSVVPQGAQQGTKKYADVIIPRGVDNMVAINLIVQHIQDILNGDICKWHRGGSNGRSYKRTFPEPGDHPGVLTSGKRSHLESSSRPH; this is translated from the exons ATGGCTTCGGCTGGAGGCGGCCACTGCGAGGGCGCCGCGCACGAGGCCGACCGTCCTCACCAGCGGCCCTTCTTGATCGGGGTGAGCGGCGGTACCGCGAGCGGCAAG TCAACTGTGTGCGAGAAGATCATGGAGCTGCTGGGACAGAATGAAGTAGACCACCGGCAGCGGAAGTTGGTCATCCTGAGTCAAGACAGGTTCTATAAGGTCCTGACCACGGAACAGAAGGCCAAGGCCTTGAAGGGACAGTACAATTTCGACCACCCAG ATGCTTTTGATAATGATTTGATGCACAGGACTCTGAAAAACATTGTGGAGGGCAAAACAGTCGAGGTCCCAATCTATGATTTTGTGACCCACTCAAG GTTAGCGGAGACCACGGTGGTCTACCCGGCAGACGTGGTCCTGTTCGAGGGCATCCTGGTCTTCTACAGCCAGGAGATCCGGGACATGTTCCACCTGCGACTCTTTGTGGACACTGACTCTGATGTCAGGCTGTCCCGAAGAG TTCTCCGGGACGTGCACCGCGGCCGGGACCTGGAGCAGATCCTGACGCAGTACACCACTTTCGTCAAGCCGGCCTTTGAGGAGTTCTGCCTGCCG ACACAGCTGCCCCAGGGCTTGGTCCCGCCCGCCCCCGTGGCTAATCTGTGTGACAGGCCTCCTTGGCCCAGATCCACACGCTGGCAACACTCAGCTGTCTGCAGGTCTGTCTCTGGGCCCAGACCGTTTCCTCCCTTGCCTCCCTCCGCTGCTTCAGATTCGGCCCCCTCGGCAGCATCTGGTTGGGGTCCCTCCTCGGTGGTGCCACAGGGTGCCCAGCAGGGA ACGAAGAAGTACGCTGATGTGATAATCCCTCGAGGGGTGGACAATATGG TGGCCATCAACCTTATCGTGCAGCACATCCAAGACATCCTCAACGGCGACATCTGCAAGTGGCATCGCGGAGGGTCCAACGGGCGCAGCTACAAGAGGACGTTTCCTGAGCCGGGAGACCACCCCGGCGTGCTGACCTCTGGCAAACGGTCGCACCTGGAGTCCAGCAGCAGGCCCCACTGA
- the UCK1 gene encoding uridine-cytidine kinase 1 isoform X1, whose translation MASAGGGHCEGAAHEADRPHQRPFLIGVSGGTASGKSTVCEKIMELLGQNEVDHRQRKLVILSQDRFYKVLTTEQKAKALKGQYNFDHPDAFDNDLMHRTLKNIVEGKTVEVPIYDFVTHSRLAETTVVYPADVVLFEGILVFYSQEIRDMFHLRLFVDTDSDVRLSRRVLRDVHRGRDLEQILTQYTTFVKPAFEEFCLPTKKYADVIIPRGVDNMVAINLIVQHIQDILNGDICKWHRGGSNGRSYKRTFPEPGDHPGVLTSGKRSHLESSSRPH comes from the exons ATGGCTTCGGCTGGAGGCGGCCACTGCGAGGGCGCCGCGCACGAGGCCGACCGTCCTCACCAGCGGCCCTTCTTGATCGGGGTGAGCGGCGGTACCGCGAGCGGCAAG TCAACTGTGTGCGAGAAGATCATGGAGCTGCTGGGACAGAATGAAGTAGACCACCGGCAGCGGAAGTTGGTCATCCTGAGTCAAGACAGGTTCTATAAGGTCCTGACCACGGAACAGAAGGCCAAGGCCTTGAAGGGACAGTACAATTTCGACCACCCAG ATGCTTTTGATAATGATTTGATGCACAGGACTCTGAAAAACATTGTGGAGGGCAAAACAGTCGAGGTCCCAATCTATGATTTTGTGACCCACTCAAG GTTAGCGGAGACCACGGTGGTCTACCCGGCAGACGTGGTCCTGTTCGAGGGCATCCTGGTCTTCTACAGCCAGGAGATCCGGGACATGTTCCACCTGCGACTCTTTGTGGACACTGACTCTGATGTCAGGCTGTCCCGAAGAG TTCTCCGGGACGTGCACCGCGGCCGGGACCTGGAGCAGATCCTGACGCAGTACACCACTTTCGTCAAGCCGGCCTTTGAGGAGTTCTGCCTGCCG ACGAAGAAGTACGCTGATGTGATAATCCCTCGAGGGGTGGACAATATGG TGGCCATCAACCTTATCGTGCAGCACATCCAAGACATCCTCAACGGCGACATCTGCAAGTGGCATCGCGGAGGGTCCAACGGGCGCAGCTACAAGAGGACGTTTCCTGAGCCGGGAGACCACCCCGGCGTGCTGACCTCTGGCAAACGGTCGCACCTGGAGTCCAGCAGCAGGCCCCACTGA